The genomic stretch CAGGATAGATCGAGTATTATCACAGGGGAAATAACGTCAGCTCCTTTATGTAGATAAGATAATGATGTCAGCTCCTGTGGGCAccggaagagttggaagacctaggCGAGTGAGAACTGCGAGAAGAGAGGCTGGAGAtaaatggagatttgtggaagataaagcacaataAAGACACAAATGAGAGAATTTCGCATAGGCCCTTTGTTTCACTCAACGTCGGAAGCAGTGGTGACGACGATACTACTAATCATGACTAAAATCACTGTTACAGGTGGTGCTCGAAATTACTTCAGTTGGGGATGTGATCGAagataaagaaaacgggacttTTTACGGCCAAATCAATGTCACTGCTTTGGTCATCGGGTACAGCAACATTACAGTCACACTGTACGATGCGGAAGGCTCTGTGAGTACAGTTTACATACATttcgtaatttatattttaaattcgaATAAGTACAGAACGATTTGCAAGTAAATATCCTGTATACTTGGAAGAACACTGAAGGTTCAGTAGCAAACTTTATATAGGTTTATTTTTGATGGCTTCgtaagatgtaatgcattaccaCGATTAATTTTGTGCAACACAGGACGTTCTGCAGTAGATTTTGTACATTCATATTCAATTTAAGCTTCTATAATGCAGTGGGTTATGTAAGTAAGTAGGTTTATGtagttctgtatgtatatattattacaatgCAAACATCTGTACgtagcttttatatattttagacgTATATTATACCTTATTCTATTCCAGCCGCTTACAGAATTGAAGCTTGGCGTCAACTGTCTTCATTAACTCCACCTCAACCCCATTCCAGATTTTAACAGAGGATGCGCTCCCAGCATCCGTCATCTTGTCCTACCAGAACCTGAGCGACCTCTTCTCTCAGATCATCAGGGTCCTGGTGGCCATCTCCTACGTCAACATGGGCGCTGCCATGGATTTCTCAGTGGTGAAGGGTATCCTCAAGAGGCCTATCGGGCCTGGCATAGGGATGATTTGTCAGTACTTGTTCATGCCTTTGGTAAGCAATGACGTGGCGTCTGTcgttctggtgtgtgtgtgtttgcgattAGCCACAATCatgccctcttcacttctctGTTTCTTCACACTTTCCGGATACAATTGTCACTACATAGCCTTGAGATCCGAATAAAGAACTAGATTGGAATTGGAATgcgaaatttaggccaaaggccaagcgctgggacctatgaggtcattcagcgctgaaagggacatttagagtaaaaaggctttaacggtgtaacaggaggaaaacctttagcagttgcactgtgaaacaatagttaggagagggtggaaagtaaggtgaaagacagacaatatgaacggaggtacagtaaaaggaatgaaaggggttgcaactaacggccgaagggacgctgcaaagaaccttaagtaatgccggcagtgcaccatgtgaagtgcactgatggcactgcctccCATCTGgagatgaagaaccaaatgaagaaattctgacgcctgtaacaagattcgaacccgcatttGGTATATCAGCTTGCTTTAGAGATTATAAAAAATGGTTACTGATTCCCTTTGTGCTGGGAAATTCCACAACATTAGCAGCTTCACACAACTACACACAAGCCACATCAGCAGTGAGACAAACCCCTATACACACACTGCACCATACCCCTCTATCTTGCCTACATTCTCAGTTCCTctttggacgggtgggtatcgttctcagctagcactctgctggtcccgcgttcgattctccgaccggccaatgaagaattagaggaatttattcctggtgatagaaattcatttctcgttataatgtggttcggactccacaataagctgtaggtcccgttgctaggtaaccagttggttctaagccacgtaaaataaatctaatccttcgcgccagccctaggagagctgttaataagctcagtggtctggttaaactaaggtatacttaactcttctTCGCCTACATTCTCACCCTTATATAAGGACTTTGTGTTCTATAGTATCTCTGCCATTCCAATGTATGCAGACCTATCTAAGGCTTCTCTCCTAACCCCTGATGCCAGTTTtctccacgtgaccaaaccatctcaaaggaAGATTCACAAGTCTCTCCTGTTCTTCCTGCAGATCTCCTTCGCCCTGGGCAAGGTGGTCTTCCCAGACAACCCTATGGCGCAGCTGGGGATGTTCCTGAGCGGCTGCTCTCCTGGAGGAGGGGTTTCCAATATGTGGACTCACCTCTTGGGCGGGTCCCTCGACCTCTCCGTCATGATGACCTTCATCTCAAATGTCTTGGCTTTCGGtaatgcttctcatttctttcagtAATGTTTCTCAGCTTCTCAGGTGTGCCTGATTTCGGTAATGTCTCTCACTGCTTTCAGTAATGTCTCTCAGCTTCCCGGGTATCTTTTATTTTGGTAATGTCTCTCATTGCTTTCAGTAACGTTTCTCAGGTTTCTAAGATACTGTTGATTTTGGTAATGTCTCTCACAGCTTTCAGTAATGTTTCTCAGCTCCTCAGGTATTTTTGATTTCGATAATGACTCTCATCGCATTTGTTGCGCATTCAGAACGTTAATGACAGATACAAACTGATAATATTATTTGCTGttattcgtgtttatttttttttaaagcagagcCAATCAAGGTGGGAACCTCGTGCCCCTCTGTAGCCCAGACCtggagaaaacaagaagaaacgGCGAATGTAAAgggcggggttggggggcggggatAGCCACAACAGACCTTCGGCCACTGAAGGAAAGAACCGCAGGACTGAACTGAGCAAAacttcagcgctgaaaattatgttgaaacaattgtaaagagagggtggaacgtaagatggaagaaagagaatatgaacggcggtagagtaaaaggaatgtaaggggttgcagctagggtccgaaggcacgctgcaaagaaccttaagtaatgcctacattgcaccgagtaaggtgcactgacgcacAACGGCCCTACGGAGGGAGAGAACGCGCCCGAGTCAGAAAAACGGGATACATTGACTCTGCTCCTCTAAACCTCATCTATGAATCACCCCTGAGTAATATATACCTTCTTCGTTTCCCCTCAGGAACTCTTCCCCTGTGGATCTATCTGATGGCCCCGCTCATCATCGACGACAAGAACTTCGTCATCCCGTTCAACGACATAGGCCTAATTCTCGCTTTCCTGGCCATTCCCTGCTTCATAGGCATGGCTTGCAGGATGTTCCTGCCGAGGTGAGttttcctcccaccccaccctctccccTACGTAGGGTAACccgtgcacacatatataaatcaccaAATAGCCACACAGCTTCAATACacaactattttatatatttttcctcttcagatTCGCTCGTTTCTTGGCGAAAACGTTTGCAGCCTTTTCCATCTTCAACATCGTCTTCAGCTTCACTTTCGGAGTCTACGCGAatctatatattttcacattcttcACGTTCAAGGTAGAGAGAGTTTGACTCACAGTTCTCATAGTAGGAATACGGTTGATTTGGGCAGCCATGCCTTTTTACGTTTctgcacatacacaaataaaggaataagagacaaaatggaataaaacacTCGCAAGTATTTCTTGAATTCTCTTTGACCATTAGCTCTCAATATTGCGAAGATTTCACTTATGCTGTGCTTCTTTCTTGCGCTCTGATAATGTTTTCTTTATCGAAAACCTGCTTCAATACTTATCGTCTTGTGCCACAGTCTAAAGCATCCTTTTGTCTGTGATATCTTTTAAATGCTTCGACTATAATTGCGAAATAGCTGACCAACTTCTCTAACTTTTTGTCGCAGCAATTTCCACCTAACTCTCAAGAACAAAATTCTTCGGACTAGTCCTATATGGGCCTAGCAATATCCTATCGGCCTAATCAAAGCACAGCACATTGTGATGGAGCAAAGCATACATGTGTTTAACCACAGCACATTTTGACGTAGTAATAACCTGCAAGACATGATTATCCACAGCACATTTTGATGTAGTAATTACCTGCAAGACATGTTTGTCCACAGCACATTTTAACGTAGTAATTACCTGCAAGGCATGTTTATCCACAGCACATTTTGACGTAGTAATAACCTGCAAGACATGTTTATCCACAGCACATTTTGACGTAGTAATAACCTGCAAGACATGTTTATCCACCGCACATTTTGACGTAGTAATAACCTGCAAGACATGTTTATCCACAGCACATTTTGACGTAGTAATAACCTGCAAGACATGTTTAATCACAGCACATTTTGGCGCAGTAATAACCTACATTATAAGTCTGTACATTAATAACAATGACGACGTGTCTAATTAATTTTACAGGCTTGTACGCTGAACTATATCCACGTAAACAAACTAAGAAccaagaaataaatctctacCTTCTTCCAGACTCTGCTCATCGGCTTCCTGTCTCCGTTCCTCGGTTACTTGAGCGGGATGCTTCTGGCGAAGCTCTGTTGCCAGTCGAGGGAGGACATCATCGCCATCAGTATCGAGACAGGGGTGCAGAACAACACGGTCGCTTACATTATCCTCAAGCTGTCCTTCGAGAAACCTGCAGGAGACATAGCTGCGGGTGAGAGAGGGCGAGTTCTTCGTAATCAGGCATTCTGACAATAAAACACTGCCAAGTGACAATCAACACCAGACAACACTACTCAAGGTAGTGTTGTCTGGTATCTCTCAGCATTAGACTATCAAGCTCTGATCTAAGTAGACAGTTTTTAGCAAGTTTTTATATGATGGCATCTGTTCTTAGTGATGTTACACAGTTGCAGACATGTGTTATCCACAATCTGCAGCTAACATAGGCCACTTGGTGCAAATGTTAACGGCAAGATGCTTAAATCAATTTTGTGGAAAGTGTGCGCTTGTTAGGCAACTGTGGGCCGAGCCTCTTCATCAGTTAGGTTCACTTTTTATTCGCTGCTCAAGTGAAAATGGCGTTTGGGggctattgaaaattttaaaaaatgaaagcattaacagcaacaacaacaacaataataataataataataataataataataataataataataataataataataataataataataataataataataatctaacaaATAAGAAGCTCTTAGActtcgagttttttttatttatttaaggtttttagcGAGGTGTTGAGGAAAGCGCTCAATATCTGGCCATTAttcgtttgtttgtatatatacagtatatgtatatatatactgtttatataatatatttatgtatatatatatatatatatatatatatatatatatattttcatatataatatatacacgtatatatatatatacatatatacagtatatataatatatatatgtatatatatgtacaatatatatatatatatatatatatatatatatatatatatatatatatatattcatatattccatAAAAGTCTATGGATATAACAAATAAGAGTAACAAGAAAACTtaatattacaatgaaatataataataataataataataattaataataataatttcttcttcttcttccagtgttTCCTTGCGCCGCAATCCTTATGTCCCCAATTCCTCTGGCGGTGGCGCTCCTTATCAAGAAGTCCTACGGGTTCCTTGCTCGGTCCAAATCGAAGGATATCACAGACGTCAAAACTGAGGTCAGTtgggtccttctctctctctctctctctctctctctcaaaaggcagGACAGGAACAGTGTGTTTAAggcatttgcttatatatatatatatatatatatatatatatatatatatatatatatatatatatatatatatatatatgaatgtctttactgtaatactacagtataatatgaagataaaaaggcccataaagcactatttgaacgttgcaaccatatatttggggcacagaaggaagtgcctgaaatatatggttgcctttttatcttcatatatatatatatatatatatatatatatatatatatatatatatatatatatatatatatatattcatatatagcatcatacacacacatatatatacatatatactgtatatatatatataatggtattttatatatatatatatatatatatatatatatatatatatatatataaaaataccattcCATTTATCATCCAGtactttgggatgaagttgctagtccCATACCTTTCTCCCCCCCCTGTCTCAGACCCACCGAAGTCAAATAGCTGCCAGATATACACTTAACTGCATAGGTCTACAAATACATGCTAAAATAATATGGAACAAAACTGAAGCACTCTCTCCCCTACCTATGAATTCAAGTCAGTCCCTCCCACTAAGTGAAGCAAGTTTCATGACCCTCGACCACGAGGTCTCACCTTGACCTCTTTTACAGAAGCCGGTGACCAACGGAAGCATAAGCAACGCCTCTGAGAAGTCAGTAAACCAGTCTTCTCCCTCTGAGCTCACTGCTTCAGGAAAGCCAGGGGGCGTGAAGCCAGGGGGCGTGGATAACCCAGCTGCCGATCTGAAGGACGATGCCGTCTGAGAAGGGCCCTTTTACCCTAGGGGCGTCTGGTCTTCAGGTAAGTACGAAGTTAAGGGAGACTGGAatatacagagtttaggccaaaggccaagcactgggacctatgaggtctttcagagctagaaaggaaattgagagtaggtatgTCTGAatggtgtaaccggaggaaaacttcgcaggtgaaccatgaaataattgttaggaaagggtggatagcaagatggaagaatgataatatgaatggaggtacagtaaaaggaatgaaaggggttgcagctaggggcccaagggacgcggcaaagaacctttagtaatgcctacagtgcaccccgtgaggtggactgacggcgctacccccctacagcGAAGGTAAGGGAGAGCCTTTACGACGCTACCTCTACagccaataatataataataataatgataataataataattataatataataataataattgtgattcCGTTATGGTGACAGAATGTTAATGCTTTTAAGTGATTATCAAAAGAAGAAGGAATTGACTATAATCTTGATAATTATATCCTTGTTAGTAATGGTACCTATAATAATAGGTGGAGACTGTTCCTAAGTTAgtctttatttttactaattttactgttatttttattattccccTTTGGTTTCAAACTTGATAATTTTGGACAGTTATGACACATAACTGATATTATCACCTGACcactcataattataattattttctgtcgTTTCCTTACTGACAGGCATCTTCCATCTTTTTCAGGAGACTTCGTACGTTAACATGGCGTATTTAGCTGAGCACTTCTTGTTCCAGTACTGTGACATTGTTTTACATACGTCGATCGACTGTTGATCAGTCCTGATTCAGGTTACATGAAATCAAACGCTAAAATAAACGGAATTTGGAGTAAAATGAtgttacagataaataaaaaataaaggtggaaaGAAATACGAATTTCAgaaaacacatatttacacggaccTTTCTTTCGGAATTCTATTTGGGCGGGTTCAGACTCAAGGGGCTGTTCAAAAATTACGTGACGCCTCAGCGGGGGAGGGGGGTATGGTGAAATGTTATGAGTGTGACTGTGGCGGGAGGGGGTGCAGCCATAAGTTAcgtaacattttcagattttttccttttttttgaaaagatgtaaatgcagaaggacaaataaaattaatcctcttctaaacatggcataagagaacattttcatttcaaatttatctgtgattctttaatatcataacataaaagtattaagaaaaatctAAAGGTAATATTTTCCAGGCATTAGGCTAGACTTTACTATATTgttgcattaaaaaaaggaaacatactaattcggggggaggggggattacTAGCagatgttacataattttctaggggAGTCTGGACATGTGTTATGTGTTACAAGGGGGAgggtaaaaattaccaaaaaaaaaaaaaaaaaaaaaaaaagttacgcaatttttgaacggcccccaACCCCCCTGCCGACTTATAGCATCTTGTTGCCAAATTTTGCAGCAAGACGCCAATACTTGTTAGCAAAAATTTGCACGGAGTCACAGCCAcagacattaaattttattttaattttgcgtCACTGTAGAAAAGTGTCGGTAACTTGAGTGTAATGTGTGATGTCATAATCCTTAAATATACCAGGAAATGGTTAATTTAAACCACATGATTTTAAAGTGATTATTTTCCTTAACAAACTCCCGTGTCTCATTGCGACAGACACTATACTatgtaagaaattattttattttctgtatataaaataaacttcctCACCGAAGTTATCTAAAGAAAACGGGTACCCGAAAAGTATCACAGAGAATGGAGCTTGTTTTATTGGTGACTATTATATGTTGGAGAAATTGTTACGTTAGCCTTTCACTTTTTGTTAATCTGAAACAGTAATCAGTTCCCTAAAGCACTGGATGGCTCCAGcgaaaaaaacatgacactagcTGCTGCCTCAATCAACTCTCAATTGTTGAATCAAAAGTGAACCTGCTAGGCTATAGGCCTAGGGCCCTAGGCTATGGAAAAAAGTCCACAAAATTTTCAGATTCTCGTATACAAGAAGAATTAGCATTGACTAGTAAACAAATCATGTGATAGGGAATAACTAGATCCAGAAACCAGACTGCAGGCGCCGAATGTTGCAGGCTTGTAAATCTTAATATAGCCTATCCGATTCACGGAAAAACCAGGTTTTCTGTTTACTCTATATTTCCTACAGGgcaataaaatattgaataaacttCATCTAAACACGATGCTGTACCTGTTTCGATCATCTGTGAACAAGGTTAACATTCATAACTTCACTTATCCACTGCAAATGTCTTTAAATAATATCTAAAGGCAAAGAACTGCTCTTGTGATAAACTGCAGACTTACTGCAATTAAGTAAATTACTAACATTGTACATAGGCTACCATACCTGTGGAAGGAGGGCTGTGACATTTTGGCCAATTTAGAGTAAAGTGACTAGGCTACTACCATTTTTGGTACTGGAACTGAATATTACCAGGTCAAGTCACACTCATTTCACTGTTTTGTTACCGTAATGGCaagtttttttcttcctttcgatTAACCCACTAAGTGAAAAGGAACACATATTTATGCTAATGTGAGAGGTTCATGCCCTAGTAAAACTTTCTTTGGAGGTAAACTGAATCGTTTAAACTTCACTCTATCAACGAACAAAAATAACTGCAGAATCTACTGTACCAAAGGTGAGCTCGAGAGAGTTCGAAGCCTATACGTTGTAACGGCACCTCGTGTTCCTTGCATGACGTTCTTGAACCTTGTATTGtggttcttttcttctttatgtaatatattcttaatattcccTACGATTCCTAATTCTCTGTGTCATTCTTATCTTCTTTATTATGCAGGAACTTAACTAGTTTCTAAATGTGCTGTAGTAGCAACGAAATATTAAGCAGAGCATTCAATTAGAGCTTTCTCTGTGgaacattacttaaaaaaaaaacaagtatttgtAAATGTATGAAATCACCATTTTCACTTATTGTGATATGCTTGGATAAGCGTATTTtcaaaaaccttttcatttttatattcctctGCTTTATCATGACTTTTACTTCtaatttttgtcttctttttgtttctctcaccCTTATTCAGGACTTTCTTTCGACTAAACCTTTTCACAACAACTGCTTTTAATGCCTCTTTGTTAAACGAGGCATCCAACGCTAAAACTCACACTCAccacatttttaaaaagtggagaaaaacgAGCGTTGAAGTTTGAAAACTTGAAAAGCTTATAACATCTTATGTTGCTTCTATGGGATTTTCAACCATCTTCCTGACCCAGATTCCACACTCACATTATACCATCGGAAAGAAGGACAGAGCTTTCCAGATATACAATAATCTGGAAATCTCCAACTGGTGGCGAACTGCACGCCTCAAATGTAGACTAAAAGTATAATAACTCTTCATCAAGCTGTTCTCTCTTACTCTGTTAGGCTTAAAATATCCTACAAACGAATACtccaaatttctttttcttttaggccCATATGTTTTCTTATATCTATCTCATTTTATGACGAAAATTATCGTTTCCATAAACTTTTCCATAAACCTCCATTATTTTGGGGTTTAGCCTCTATGTTATTTTTGGCTCTCCTGTAGGCTATGTacagtaggttaggttaggatcatatacaattttatttgtgttttggtTGTTGCAACGTTaggctggccttgtgccagcactggTTCTTGCTCATTTGGGCCGCTCGTAAATGCTTATAGGTAAATTACTTCACCTTTTTAATGACCTCTTTTGCCTGTAGAGACAGAGAGTCAGAGAGAATTGTGGTGTTGACACAGAGAAGCGAAAGTGAGAGACTTTTTAGAAAACTTAACTTGTGCGCACACCGAAAGCATTCACTCTCGATGGAACTGtttgttaattcattcattcatattcctTTTGGCGAGGGTATGTTGAGCAATAAGCATACCCATTTGTAAAATAGAAATGCGCCAAGCAATCTGAACATGATGTAGGCCTACCTGTGAGAGACGCCATGTTGGTTTGATCTGACGTGCAGCTCAACCCCAGTAAGTAGGTTATGGAGAAAGATACTGTAGCTTTATTTAGTACTCGGTTATTGTCAGCCTGttactgataagaaaaaatacaccCACTGTATTTATTGTCCACCATTGTAAATAATTAGAAACTTTAATAAGTTTGCCaaataattgctttttatttaactATACAAGTCTTTCTTTTGTTAGGACCAGTTCAACGACTGGttgtaaaacaaacaataaaaaaaattaacgtgtTGTATTTCCTTTGTCTGTCCTCTTTCCATCGCCTGTTTCCTGGATAGAGAAGGATGAGAGAAAGATGAGGTAATGGAAGCCTCCTATGGTCATAACTGCttatagtgcgtgtgtgtgcagcTCAGTCTTTTCGGCTGAATCGGATGGTTTTCATTGTCCCTCTTCCAAAAGAACGGTCATCACATTGTGGTCTTTGACccaaaaaacagaataaaagtttACACAAACCTGAACACAATGCAAGCGCAATTTTGGCACGAGAAGCTGCACAAGTGACAGATGAATTATAAAATGCAGCTATGCCTCAGCTTAACTGACCTTATCTTAGTGAGCTTCTGAACTCACCAGCTACcattttataattgatttttccTCTGCAGCCAATTTGAGTGTGATAAATTTTCTAATGTCTTTTCAATTGATcgttaagtgtaaagtacaggttagtttaggtaaGAAACTATGTGGAATTACTGTTAACTATAACGTATCTAGAAGATATTTAAGTGCAGGCCATAGTAtaaggtctttgttacttatcagaatgATCAGGACCCCAGAGCATGGGTTAAATTAAGGTGTTACTTTAGATTTAACAATTCCTTCATAAATTCCATCCAATGACAACCATTCCCTctctttgacatttttttcccctctgaaaaaaaaaaatctccgagCTATACAACAACTTGAAATTCACCCACACTCTTTCTGATTATCCGACGATTTCCCCCATGGATTCCCTGGCGAAGAAGTGCGTGAAGGGCACCCTGAAGGCGCAAATGGCGGCATGCAAGGTGTAAATAGTGGAGAGGGTCATCGCCTTTCTCATGGTCGAATAAAGTTGCAGGTTGATGACGCCGGCCACGGTTCCGAGGGTGAAACAGATACTGCTGGCCTGTGTCGGGTGGAACTGAAGATTAACCTCAACAAACTCACTCCTCTCGAGTTTCGGGGACTTTCTTTTTATATCAGCAAGCACAAAAGTCCCCCTCTGAAGGGGCCGGTACCAGAATGACCCTGCTACAATGAGCTACCTAAGGGTTTTGggactttctttttattctaccaCAGACAAGTATCCTCTGCAGTGGACGGTACCGGAGGGACCCTACTACACTGAGCTACCGAAGGGCtttgggattttctttttatatcaccATACACAAGTGTCTCCCTCTGAAGGGGCTAGTACCAGAAGAACTCTACTTTACTGAGCTGCCGAAGGTCTTTGGGACTTTACTTTTCATATCACAATACACAAAAGTCCCCTCTGAAGAAACCAGTATCAGAAGAACCCTACTACACTGAGCCACCGAAGAGCTTTGGgactttacttttttatatcaCCATACATAAAAGTCCCCCTCTCAAGGAGCCAGTACCAGAAGGACCCTACTGAACTGAGCTACCGAAGGGCTATGGAGAAGTCAGGTACCTGTCACCTGATGGAGGTAGGAAAGTACTCGTTGCTCAGTATGAAGGGAACGGGGAAGACTCCACGCATGTAAGCTGCTTGTGCAACCATCAAACAGACAATGGGAATCCATCAGTGAACTTGGTCGCCAGAGTCGGTTAGGTCGACAACGCCCGTATGAACAGCCATGGCGGCAAATGGGACGGACATGGCTGAGAAAGCCAGAATCAGGCATTTCCTTCTGCCAAATCGATCGATGAGGAAGGCAGATAGAATACTGGATACCATCTGTAACAGGAGAATGGAAACATGCCAGAGAATTAACAAATGGTCTTTAGAATGTACTCCAAGTACTGGTttaggagaaggaagaggaaacgTGAAGTACTGAATCattgataaaaatgtgaataGAAGTATAGTGGATAAATAGGAGAAGTGAAAAGATGCTCTGATAtcaacaaacagataaacagCTTTTAGTTAGGAGGGGAGATATGAGTTGACTGAAGACAGAGTAAAACCATTAGCAGGATTGTGTGGATGCTGATGCATTaggggattaagctgagaagaagaagaagaagatatcgAAGCTCTTATTTTCCAAATCTCATTCTTTTCAACATAATGCAAACTTACCAGTGCAATGGTGATCATTAATGCAGCTAAATTGTCATCAATACCAGTTGAACCATCTTCATGAAAGATCCTAGTAGAATTGACACATATTTCCTGAGAACCTGAAATTAATCAGAGAGAAATTATGGAAGAAGATTTTGGGGAAGAAGCAAGAACTGGCCAGAGTATTTCAGGTAAGTCACAGCACGTCAGATGATTGAGCCGAATTTCACACCTgagaaattttcttcataaagagGAATAAAGCATAGAAATATTACTCGATTTCATAGGTAATCAGAAACTTTTTGCAGGTAGGAAGGATAGGaacataagatttaggccaaaggccccaAGCGGTGgggcctatgag from Macrobrachium rosenbergii isolate ZJJX-2024 chromosome 54, ASM4041242v1, whole genome shotgun sequence encodes the following:
- the LOC136834798 gene encoding ileal sodium/bile acid cotransporter-like; translated protein: MALKKWNASTWTSAICGAVVLLMHFEATRGEKTTSLFFDPPELKHLVDGTHHEFIWSTNLTGVVSVNATVQDEVVLEITSVGDVIEDKENGTFYGQINVTALVIGYSNITVTLYDAEGSILTEDALPASVILSYQNLSDLFSQIIRVLVAISYVNMGAAMDFSVVKGILKRPIGPGIGMICQYLFMPLISFALGKVVFPDNPMAQLGMFLSGCSPGGGVSNMWTHLLGGSLDLSVMMTFISNVLAFGTLPLWIYLMAPLIIDDKNFVIPFNDIGLILAFLAIPCFIGMACRMFLPRFARFLAKTFAAFSIFNIVFSFTFGVYANLYIFTFFTFKTLLIGFLSPFLGYLSGMLLAKLCCQSREDIIAISIETGVQNNTVAYIILKLSFEKPAGDIAAVFPCAAILMSPIPLAVALLIKKSYGFLARSKSKDITDVKTEKPVTNGSISNASEKSVNQSSPSELTASGKPGGVKPGGVDNPAADLKDDAV